One genomic window of Pelmatolapia mariae isolate MD_Pm_ZW linkage group LG5, Pm_UMD_F_2, whole genome shotgun sequence includes the following:
- the LOC134627446 gene encoding transcriptional enhancer factor TEF-5-like isoform X1: MDGDAEGVWSPDIEQSFQEALAIYPPCGRRKIILSDEGKMYGRNELIARYIKLRTGKTRTRKQVSSHIQVLARKKVREYQAGIKVSSHLQVLARRKSREIQSKLKAMNLDQASKDKALQNMAALSSAQIVSPSIINKHLPPLPPAPYPPARFWPAQIPGQPGPSQELVLDFNPGRTPGLGRTSHAIKPFAQPPYSSLPGSVNQPIPNYEPLAPPPAPAATAVPVWQDRTIASSKLRLLEYSAFMEVQRDPDNYSKHLFVHIGQTNPSYSDPLLEAVDIRQIYDKFPEKKGGLKELYEKGPQNAFFLVKFWADLNSSGMPDGPGSFYGVSSQYSSIENMTITVSTKVCSFGKQVVEKVETEYARLEGGKCVYRIHRSPMCEYMINFIHKLKHLPEKYMMNSVLENFTILQVVTNRDTQETLLCIAFVFEVSTSEHGAQYHVYRLVKD, from the exons ATGGACGGGGATGCCGAGGGCGTGTGGTCCCCAGACATTGAGCAGAGCTTCCAGGAGGCCCTCGCCATCTACCCTCCCTGTGGAAGGAGGAAAATCATCTTGTCAGATGAGGGAAAGATGTATG GTCGCAATGAATTAATAGCGAGGTACATCAAGCTGAGAACAGGCAAAACCCGGACAAGAAAACAG GTGTCTAGTCACATACAGGTGTTAGCAAGGAAGAAAGTTCGTGAATACCAGGCGGGTATAAAG GTTTCTAGCCACTTGCAGGTTCTCGCCCGGAGAAAATCTCGCGAGATCCAGTCAAAGCTAAAG GCGATGAATTTG GATCAGGCATCTAAGGACAAAGCCCTGCAGAACATGGCAGCGCTGTCATCTGCACAGATCGTCTCTCCgagtataataaataaacatcttCCACCACTGCCTCCGGCCCCGTATCCACCAGCCAGA TTCTGGCCTGCTCAAATCCCAGGACAGCCTGGACCTTCTCAGGA GCTGGTTCTAGATTTCAACCCGGGAAGGACTCCTGGGCTTGGCCGCACCAGCCATGC TATCAAACCATTTGCACAGCCCCCATACTCGAGCCTACCAGGTTCTGTAAACCAACCCATACCAA ATTATGAGCCCTTGGCGCCACCTCCTGCTCCAGCCGCTACTGCAGTGCCAGTCTGGCAGGATCGGACCATTGCCTCCTCTAAGCTGAGGCTGCTGGAGTACTCAGCCTTCATGGAGGTCCAGAGGGACCCAGACAAT TACAGCAAACACCTGTTTGTCCACATTGGACAAACCAATCCCTCCTACAGCGATCCGCTCCTTGAGGCTGTGGACATTCGGCAGATCTACGACAAGTTCCCTGAGAAGAAGGGTGGGCTCAAAGAGCTTTATGAGAAAGGGCCCCAGAATGCTTTCTTCCTTGTAAAGTTCTGG GCTGATCTGAACAGCAGTGGTATGCCAGACGGTCCAGGTTCATTCTATGGTGTCAGCAGTCAATACAGTAGCATTGAGAACATGACGATCACTGTTTCAACCAAAGTCTGCTCATTTGGCAAGCAAGTTGTCGAAAAAGTAGAG ACAGAGTATGCCCGCCTAGAGGGAGGAAAGTGTGTTTACAGGATCCACCGCTCTCCTATGTGCGAGTACATGATCAACTTTATCCACAAACTGAAACACTTACCTGAAAAATACATGATGAATAGTGTTCTTGAAAACTTCACTATCCTACAG GTGGTGACGAATCGCGACACACAGGAAACCTTGCTCTGTATAGCATTTGTTTTTGAGGTTTCCACGAGTGAACACGGGGCTCAGTATCACGTCTACAGACTTGTTAAAGACTAA
- the LOC134627446 gene encoding transcriptional enhancer factor TEF-5-like isoform X4, giving the protein MDGDAEGVWSPDIEQSFQEALAIYPPCGRRKIILSDEGKMYGRNELIARYIKLRTGKTRTRKQVSSHLQVLARRKSREIQSKLKAMNLDQASKDKALQNMAALSSAQIVSPSIINKHLPPLPPAPYPPARFWPAQIPGQPGPSQELVLDFNPGRTPGLGRTSHAIKPFAQPPYSSLPGSVNQPIPNYEPLAPPPAPAATAVPVWQDRTIASSKLRLLEYSAFMEVQRDPDNYSKHLFVHIGQTNPSYSDPLLEAVDIRQIYDKFPEKKGGLKELYEKGPQNAFFLVKFWADLNSSGMPDGPGSFYGVSSQYSSIENMTITVSTKVCSFGKQVVEKVETEYARLEGGKCVYRIHRSPMCEYMINFIHKLKHLPEKYMMNSVLENFTILQVVTNRDTQETLLCIAFVFEVSTSEHGAQYHVYRLVKD; this is encoded by the exons ATGGACGGGGATGCCGAGGGCGTGTGGTCCCCAGACATTGAGCAGAGCTTCCAGGAGGCCCTCGCCATCTACCCTCCCTGTGGAAGGAGGAAAATCATCTTGTCAGATGAGGGAAAGATGTATG GTCGCAATGAATTAATAGCGAGGTACATCAAGCTGAGAACAGGCAAAACCCGGACAAGAAAACAG GTTTCTAGCCACTTGCAGGTTCTCGCCCGGAGAAAATCTCGCGAGATCCAGTCAAAGCTAAAG GCGATGAATTTG GATCAGGCATCTAAGGACAAAGCCCTGCAGAACATGGCAGCGCTGTCATCTGCACAGATCGTCTCTCCgagtataataaataaacatcttCCACCACTGCCTCCGGCCCCGTATCCACCAGCCAGA TTCTGGCCTGCTCAAATCCCAGGACAGCCTGGACCTTCTCAGGA GCTGGTTCTAGATTTCAACCCGGGAAGGACTCCTGGGCTTGGCCGCACCAGCCATGC TATCAAACCATTTGCACAGCCCCCATACTCGAGCCTACCAGGTTCTGTAAACCAACCCATACCAA ATTATGAGCCCTTGGCGCCACCTCCTGCTCCAGCCGCTACTGCAGTGCCAGTCTGGCAGGATCGGACCATTGCCTCCTCTAAGCTGAGGCTGCTGGAGTACTCAGCCTTCATGGAGGTCCAGAGGGACCCAGACAAT TACAGCAAACACCTGTTTGTCCACATTGGACAAACCAATCCCTCCTACAGCGATCCGCTCCTTGAGGCTGTGGACATTCGGCAGATCTACGACAAGTTCCCTGAGAAGAAGGGTGGGCTCAAAGAGCTTTATGAGAAAGGGCCCCAGAATGCTTTCTTCCTTGTAAAGTTCTGG GCTGATCTGAACAGCAGTGGTATGCCAGACGGTCCAGGTTCATTCTATGGTGTCAGCAGTCAATACAGTAGCATTGAGAACATGACGATCACTGTTTCAACCAAAGTCTGCTCATTTGGCAAGCAAGTTGTCGAAAAAGTAGAG ACAGAGTATGCCCGCCTAGAGGGAGGAAAGTGTGTTTACAGGATCCACCGCTCTCCTATGTGCGAGTACATGATCAACTTTATCCACAAACTGAAACACTTACCTGAAAAATACATGATGAATAGTGTTCTTGAAAACTTCACTATCCTACAG GTGGTGACGAATCGCGACACACAGGAAACCTTGCTCTGTATAGCATTTGTTTTTGAGGTTTCCACGAGTGAACACGGGGCTCAGTATCACGTCTACAGACTTGTTAAAGACTAA
- the LOC134627446 gene encoding transcriptional enhancer factor TEF-5-like isoform X6: MDGDAEGVWSPDIEQSFQEALAIYPPCGRRKIILSDEGKMYGRNELIARYIKLRTGKTRTRKQVSSHLQVLARRKSREIQSKLKDQASKDKALQNMAALSSAQIVSPSIINKHLPPLPPAPYPPARFWPAQIPGQPGPSQELVLDFNPGRTPGLGRTSHAIKPFAQPPYSSLPGSVNQPIPNYEPLAPPPAPAATAVPVWQDRTIASSKLRLLEYSAFMEVQRDPDNYSKHLFVHIGQTNPSYSDPLLEAVDIRQIYDKFPEKKGGLKELYEKGPQNAFFLVKFWADLNSSGMPDGPGSFYGVSSQYSSIENMTITVSTKVCSFGKQVVEKVETEYARLEGGKCVYRIHRSPMCEYMINFIHKLKHLPEKYMMNSVLENFTILQVVTNRDTQETLLCIAFVFEVSTSEHGAQYHVYRLVKD; this comes from the exons ATGGACGGGGATGCCGAGGGCGTGTGGTCCCCAGACATTGAGCAGAGCTTCCAGGAGGCCCTCGCCATCTACCCTCCCTGTGGAAGGAGGAAAATCATCTTGTCAGATGAGGGAAAGATGTATG GTCGCAATGAATTAATAGCGAGGTACATCAAGCTGAGAACAGGCAAAACCCGGACAAGAAAACAG GTTTCTAGCCACTTGCAGGTTCTCGCCCGGAGAAAATCTCGCGAGATCCAGTCAAAGCTAAAG GATCAGGCATCTAAGGACAAAGCCCTGCAGAACATGGCAGCGCTGTCATCTGCACAGATCGTCTCTCCgagtataataaataaacatcttCCACCACTGCCTCCGGCCCCGTATCCACCAGCCAGA TTCTGGCCTGCTCAAATCCCAGGACAGCCTGGACCTTCTCAGGA GCTGGTTCTAGATTTCAACCCGGGAAGGACTCCTGGGCTTGGCCGCACCAGCCATGC TATCAAACCATTTGCACAGCCCCCATACTCGAGCCTACCAGGTTCTGTAAACCAACCCATACCAA ATTATGAGCCCTTGGCGCCACCTCCTGCTCCAGCCGCTACTGCAGTGCCAGTCTGGCAGGATCGGACCATTGCCTCCTCTAAGCTGAGGCTGCTGGAGTACTCAGCCTTCATGGAGGTCCAGAGGGACCCAGACAAT TACAGCAAACACCTGTTTGTCCACATTGGACAAACCAATCCCTCCTACAGCGATCCGCTCCTTGAGGCTGTGGACATTCGGCAGATCTACGACAAGTTCCCTGAGAAGAAGGGTGGGCTCAAAGAGCTTTATGAGAAAGGGCCCCAGAATGCTTTCTTCCTTGTAAAGTTCTGG GCTGATCTGAACAGCAGTGGTATGCCAGACGGTCCAGGTTCATTCTATGGTGTCAGCAGTCAATACAGTAGCATTGAGAACATGACGATCACTGTTTCAACCAAAGTCTGCTCATTTGGCAAGCAAGTTGTCGAAAAAGTAGAG ACAGAGTATGCCCGCCTAGAGGGAGGAAAGTGTGTTTACAGGATCCACCGCTCTCCTATGTGCGAGTACATGATCAACTTTATCCACAAACTGAAACACTTACCTGAAAAATACATGATGAATAGTGTTCTTGAAAACTTCACTATCCTACAG GTGGTGACGAATCGCGACACACAGGAAACCTTGCTCTGTATAGCATTTGTTTTTGAGGTTTCCACGAGTGAACACGGGGCTCAGTATCACGTCTACAGACTTGTTAAAGACTAA
- the LOC134627446 gene encoding transcriptional enhancer factor TEF-5-like isoform X2, which produces MDGDAEGVWSPDIEQSFQEALAIYPPCGRRKIILSDEGKMYGRNELIARYIKLRTGKTRTRKQVSSHIQVLARKKVREYQAGIKVSSHLQVLARRKSREIQSKLKDQASKDKALQNMAALSSAQIVSPSIINKHLPPLPPAPYPPARFWPAQIPGQPGPSQELVLDFNPGRTPGLGRTSHAIKPFAQPPYSSLPGSVNQPIPNYEPLAPPPAPAATAVPVWQDRTIASSKLRLLEYSAFMEVQRDPDNYSKHLFVHIGQTNPSYSDPLLEAVDIRQIYDKFPEKKGGLKELYEKGPQNAFFLVKFWADLNSSGMPDGPGSFYGVSSQYSSIENMTITVSTKVCSFGKQVVEKVETEYARLEGGKCVYRIHRSPMCEYMINFIHKLKHLPEKYMMNSVLENFTILQVVTNRDTQETLLCIAFVFEVSTSEHGAQYHVYRLVKD; this is translated from the exons ATGGACGGGGATGCCGAGGGCGTGTGGTCCCCAGACATTGAGCAGAGCTTCCAGGAGGCCCTCGCCATCTACCCTCCCTGTGGAAGGAGGAAAATCATCTTGTCAGATGAGGGAAAGATGTATG GTCGCAATGAATTAATAGCGAGGTACATCAAGCTGAGAACAGGCAAAACCCGGACAAGAAAACAG GTGTCTAGTCACATACAGGTGTTAGCAAGGAAGAAAGTTCGTGAATACCAGGCGGGTATAAAG GTTTCTAGCCACTTGCAGGTTCTCGCCCGGAGAAAATCTCGCGAGATCCAGTCAAAGCTAAAG GATCAGGCATCTAAGGACAAAGCCCTGCAGAACATGGCAGCGCTGTCATCTGCACAGATCGTCTCTCCgagtataataaataaacatcttCCACCACTGCCTCCGGCCCCGTATCCACCAGCCAGA TTCTGGCCTGCTCAAATCCCAGGACAGCCTGGACCTTCTCAGGA GCTGGTTCTAGATTTCAACCCGGGAAGGACTCCTGGGCTTGGCCGCACCAGCCATGC TATCAAACCATTTGCACAGCCCCCATACTCGAGCCTACCAGGTTCTGTAAACCAACCCATACCAA ATTATGAGCCCTTGGCGCCACCTCCTGCTCCAGCCGCTACTGCAGTGCCAGTCTGGCAGGATCGGACCATTGCCTCCTCTAAGCTGAGGCTGCTGGAGTACTCAGCCTTCATGGAGGTCCAGAGGGACCCAGACAAT TACAGCAAACACCTGTTTGTCCACATTGGACAAACCAATCCCTCCTACAGCGATCCGCTCCTTGAGGCTGTGGACATTCGGCAGATCTACGACAAGTTCCCTGAGAAGAAGGGTGGGCTCAAAGAGCTTTATGAGAAAGGGCCCCAGAATGCTTTCTTCCTTGTAAAGTTCTGG GCTGATCTGAACAGCAGTGGTATGCCAGACGGTCCAGGTTCATTCTATGGTGTCAGCAGTCAATACAGTAGCATTGAGAACATGACGATCACTGTTTCAACCAAAGTCTGCTCATTTGGCAAGCAAGTTGTCGAAAAAGTAGAG ACAGAGTATGCCCGCCTAGAGGGAGGAAAGTGTGTTTACAGGATCCACCGCTCTCCTATGTGCGAGTACATGATCAACTTTATCCACAAACTGAAACACTTACCTGAAAAATACATGATGAATAGTGTTCTTGAAAACTTCACTATCCTACAG GTGGTGACGAATCGCGACACACAGGAAACCTTGCTCTGTATAGCATTTGTTTTTGAGGTTTCCACGAGTGAACACGGGGCTCAGTATCACGTCTACAGACTTGTTAAAGACTAA
- the LOC134627446 gene encoding transcriptional enhancer factor TEF-5-like isoform X5: MDGDAEGVWSPDIEQSFQEALAIYPPCGRRKIILSDEGKMYGRNELIARYIKLRTGKTRTRKQVSSHIQVLARKKVREYQAGIKAMNLDQASKDKALQNMAALSSAQIVSPSIINKHLPPLPPAPYPPARFWPAQIPGQPGPSQELVLDFNPGRTPGLGRTSHAIKPFAQPPYSSLPGSVNQPIPNYEPLAPPPAPAATAVPVWQDRTIASSKLRLLEYSAFMEVQRDPDNYSKHLFVHIGQTNPSYSDPLLEAVDIRQIYDKFPEKKGGLKELYEKGPQNAFFLVKFWADLNSSGMPDGPGSFYGVSSQYSSIENMTITVSTKVCSFGKQVVEKVETEYARLEGGKCVYRIHRSPMCEYMINFIHKLKHLPEKYMMNSVLENFTILQVVTNRDTQETLLCIAFVFEVSTSEHGAQYHVYRLVKD, encoded by the exons ATGGACGGGGATGCCGAGGGCGTGTGGTCCCCAGACATTGAGCAGAGCTTCCAGGAGGCCCTCGCCATCTACCCTCCCTGTGGAAGGAGGAAAATCATCTTGTCAGATGAGGGAAAGATGTATG GTCGCAATGAATTAATAGCGAGGTACATCAAGCTGAGAACAGGCAAAACCCGGACAAGAAAACAG GTGTCTAGTCACATACAGGTGTTAGCAAGGAAGAAAGTTCGTGAATACCAGGCGGGTATAAAG GCGATGAATTTG GATCAGGCATCTAAGGACAAAGCCCTGCAGAACATGGCAGCGCTGTCATCTGCACAGATCGTCTCTCCgagtataataaataaacatcttCCACCACTGCCTCCGGCCCCGTATCCACCAGCCAGA TTCTGGCCTGCTCAAATCCCAGGACAGCCTGGACCTTCTCAGGA GCTGGTTCTAGATTTCAACCCGGGAAGGACTCCTGGGCTTGGCCGCACCAGCCATGC TATCAAACCATTTGCACAGCCCCCATACTCGAGCCTACCAGGTTCTGTAAACCAACCCATACCAA ATTATGAGCCCTTGGCGCCACCTCCTGCTCCAGCCGCTACTGCAGTGCCAGTCTGGCAGGATCGGACCATTGCCTCCTCTAAGCTGAGGCTGCTGGAGTACTCAGCCTTCATGGAGGTCCAGAGGGACCCAGACAAT TACAGCAAACACCTGTTTGTCCACATTGGACAAACCAATCCCTCCTACAGCGATCCGCTCCTTGAGGCTGTGGACATTCGGCAGATCTACGACAAGTTCCCTGAGAAGAAGGGTGGGCTCAAAGAGCTTTATGAGAAAGGGCCCCAGAATGCTTTCTTCCTTGTAAAGTTCTGG GCTGATCTGAACAGCAGTGGTATGCCAGACGGTCCAGGTTCATTCTATGGTGTCAGCAGTCAATACAGTAGCATTGAGAACATGACGATCACTGTTTCAACCAAAGTCTGCTCATTTGGCAAGCAAGTTGTCGAAAAAGTAGAG ACAGAGTATGCCCGCCTAGAGGGAGGAAAGTGTGTTTACAGGATCCACCGCTCTCCTATGTGCGAGTACATGATCAACTTTATCCACAAACTGAAACACTTACCTGAAAAATACATGATGAATAGTGTTCTTGAAAACTTCACTATCCTACAG GTGGTGACGAATCGCGACACACAGGAAACCTTGCTCTGTATAGCATTTGTTTTTGAGGTTTCCACGAGTGAACACGGGGCTCAGTATCACGTCTACAGACTTGTTAAAGACTAA
- the LOC134627446 gene encoding transcriptional enhancer factor TEF-5-like isoform X7: MDGDAEGVWSPDIEQSFQEALAIYPPCGRRKIILSDEGKMYGRNELIARYIKLRTGKTRTRKQVSSHIQVLARKKVREYQAGIKDQASKDKALQNMAALSSAQIVSPSIINKHLPPLPPAPYPPARFWPAQIPGQPGPSQELVLDFNPGRTPGLGRTSHAIKPFAQPPYSSLPGSVNQPIPNYEPLAPPPAPAATAVPVWQDRTIASSKLRLLEYSAFMEVQRDPDNYSKHLFVHIGQTNPSYSDPLLEAVDIRQIYDKFPEKKGGLKELYEKGPQNAFFLVKFWADLNSSGMPDGPGSFYGVSSQYSSIENMTITVSTKVCSFGKQVVEKVETEYARLEGGKCVYRIHRSPMCEYMINFIHKLKHLPEKYMMNSVLENFTILQVVTNRDTQETLLCIAFVFEVSTSEHGAQYHVYRLVKD, encoded by the exons ATGGACGGGGATGCCGAGGGCGTGTGGTCCCCAGACATTGAGCAGAGCTTCCAGGAGGCCCTCGCCATCTACCCTCCCTGTGGAAGGAGGAAAATCATCTTGTCAGATGAGGGAAAGATGTATG GTCGCAATGAATTAATAGCGAGGTACATCAAGCTGAGAACAGGCAAAACCCGGACAAGAAAACAG GTGTCTAGTCACATACAGGTGTTAGCAAGGAAGAAAGTTCGTGAATACCAGGCGGGTATAAAG GATCAGGCATCTAAGGACAAAGCCCTGCAGAACATGGCAGCGCTGTCATCTGCACAGATCGTCTCTCCgagtataataaataaacatcttCCACCACTGCCTCCGGCCCCGTATCCACCAGCCAGA TTCTGGCCTGCTCAAATCCCAGGACAGCCTGGACCTTCTCAGGA GCTGGTTCTAGATTTCAACCCGGGAAGGACTCCTGGGCTTGGCCGCACCAGCCATGC TATCAAACCATTTGCACAGCCCCCATACTCGAGCCTACCAGGTTCTGTAAACCAACCCATACCAA ATTATGAGCCCTTGGCGCCACCTCCTGCTCCAGCCGCTACTGCAGTGCCAGTCTGGCAGGATCGGACCATTGCCTCCTCTAAGCTGAGGCTGCTGGAGTACTCAGCCTTCATGGAGGTCCAGAGGGACCCAGACAAT TACAGCAAACACCTGTTTGTCCACATTGGACAAACCAATCCCTCCTACAGCGATCCGCTCCTTGAGGCTGTGGACATTCGGCAGATCTACGACAAGTTCCCTGAGAAGAAGGGTGGGCTCAAAGAGCTTTATGAGAAAGGGCCCCAGAATGCTTTCTTCCTTGTAAAGTTCTGG GCTGATCTGAACAGCAGTGGTATGCCAGACGGTCCAGGTTCATTCTATGGTGTCAGCAGTCAATACAGTAGCATTGAGAACATGACGATCACTGTTTCAACCAAAGTCTGCTCATTTGGCAAGCAAGTTGTCGAAAAAGTAGAG ACAGAGTATGCCCGCCTAGAGGGAGGAAAGTGTGTTTACAGGATCCACCGCTCTCCTATGTGCGAGTACATGATCAACTTTATCCACAAACTGAAACACTTACCTGAAAAATACATGATGAATAGTGTTCTTGAAAACTTCACTATCCTACAG GTGGTGACGAATCGCGACACACAGGAAACCTTGCTCTGTATAGCATTTGTTTTTGAGGTTTCCACGAGTGAACACGGGGCTCAGTATCACGTCTACAGACTTGTTAAAGACTAA
- the LOC134627446 gene encoding transcriptional enhancer factor TEF-5-like isoform X3: protein MDGDAEGVWSPDIEQSFQEALAIYPPCGRRKIILSDEGKMYGRNELIARYIKLRTGKTRTRKQVSSHIQVLARKKVREYQAGIKVSSHLQVLARRKSREIQSKLKAMNLDQASKDKALQNMAALSSAQIVSPSIINKHLPPLPPAPYPPARFWPAQIPGQPGPSQDIKPFAQPPYSSLPGSVNQPIPNYEPLAPPPAPAATAVPVWQDRTIASSKLRLLEYSAFMEVQRDPDNYSKHLFVHIGQTNPSYSDPLLEAVDIRQIYDKFPEKKGGLKELYEKGPQNAFFLVKFWADLNSSGMPDGPGSFYGVSSQYSSIENMTITVSTKVCSFGKQVVEKVETEYARLEGGKCVYRIHRSPMCEYMINFIHKLKHLPEKYMMNSVLENFTILQVVTNRDTQETLLCIAFVFEVSTSEHGAQYHVYRLVKD from the exons ATGGACGGGGATGCCGAGGGCGTGTGGTCCCCAGACATTGAGCAGAGCTTCCAGGAGGCCCTCGCCATCTACCCTCCCTGTGGAAGGAGGAAAATCATCTTGTCAGATGAGGGAAAGATGTATG GTCGCAATGAATTAATAGCGAGGTACATCAAGCTGAGAACAGGCAAAACCCGGACAAGAAAACAG GTGTCTAGTCACATACAGGTGTTAGCAAGGAAGAAAGTTCGTGAATACCAGGCGGGTATAAAG GTTTCTAGCCACTTGCAGGTTCTCGCCCGGAGAAAATCTCGCGAGATCCAGTCAAAGCTAAAG GCGATGAATTTG GATCAGGCATCTAAGGACAAAGCCCTGCAGAACATGGCAGCGCTGTCATCTGCACAGATCGTCTCTCCgagtataataaataaacatcttCCACCACTGCCTCCGGCCCCGTATCCACCAGCCAGA TTCTGGCCTGCTCAAATCCCAGGACAGCCTGGACCTTCTCAGGA TATCAAACCATTTGCACAGCCCCCATACTCGAGCCTACCAGGTTCTGTAAACCAACCCATACCAA ATTATGAGCCCTTGGCGCCACCTCCTGCTCCAGCCGCTACTGCAGTGCCAGTCTGGCAGGATCGGACCATTGCCTCCTCTAAGCTGAGGCTGCTGGAGTACTCAGCCTTCATGGAGGTCCAGAGGGACCCAGACAAT TACAGCAAACACCTGTTTGTCCACATTGGACAAACCAATCCCTCCTACAGCGATCCGCTCCTTGAGGCTGTGGACATTCGGCAGATCTACGACAAGTTCCCTGAGAAGAAGGGTGGGCTCAAAGAGCTTTATGAGAAAGGGCCCCAGAATGCTTTCTTCCTTGTAAAGTTCTGG GCTGATCTGAACAGCAGTGGTATGCCAGACGGTCCAGGTTCATTCTATGGTGTCAGCAGTCAATACAGTAGCATTGAGAACATGACGATCACTGTTTCAACCAAAGTCTGCTCATTTGGCAAGCAAGTTGTCGAAAAAGTAGAG ACAGAGTATGCCCGCCTAGAGGGAGGAAAGTGTGTTTACAGGATCCACCGCTCTCCTATGTGCGAGTACATGATCAACTTTATCCACAAACTGAAACACTTACCTGAAAAATACATGATGAATAGTGTTCTTGAAAACTTCACTATCCTACAG GTGGTGACGAATCGCGACACACAGGAAACCTTGCTCTGTATAGCATTTGTTTTTGAGGTTTCCACGAGTGAACACGGGGCTCAGTATCACGTCTACAGACTTGTTAAAGACTAA
- the LOC134627446 gene encoding transcriptional enhancer factor TEF-5-like isoform X8: MDGDAEGVWSPDIEQSFQEALAIYPPCGRRKIILSDEGKMYGRNELIARYIKLRTGKTRTRKQVSSHLQVLARRKSREIQSKLKDQASKDKALQNMAALSSAQIVSPSIINKHLPPLPPAPYPPARFWPAQIPGQPGPSQDIKPFAQPPYSSLPGSVNQPIPNYEPLAPPPAPAATAVPVWQDRTIASSKLRLLEYSAFMEVQRDPDNYSKHLFVHIGQTNPSYSDPLLEAVDIRQIYDKFPEKKGGLKELYEKGPQNAFFLVKFWADLNSSGMPDGPGSFYGVSSQYSSIENMTITVSTKVCSFGKQVVEKVETEYARLEGGKCVYRIHRSPMCEYMINFIHKLKHLPEKYMMNSVLENFTILQVVTNRDTQETLLCIAFVFEVSTSEHGAQYHVYRLVKD; the protein is encoded by the exons ATGGACGGGGATGCCGAGGGCGTGTGGTCCCCAGACATTGAGCAGAGCTTCCAGGAGGCCCTCGCCATCTACCCTCCCTGTGGAAGGAGGAAAATCATCTTGTCAGATGAGGGAAAGATGTATG GTCGCAATGAATTAATAGCGAGGTACATCAAGCTGAGAACAGGCAAAACCCGGACAAGAAAACAG GTTTCTAGCCACTTGCAGGTTCTCGCCCGGAGAAAATCTCGCGAGATCCAGTCAAAGCTAAAG GATCAGGCATCTAAGGACAAAGCCCTGCAGAACATGGCAGCGCTGTCATCTGCACAGATCGTCTCTCCgagtataataaataaacatcttCCACCACTGCCTCCGGCCCCGTATCCACCAGCCAGA TTCTGGCCTGCTCAAATCCCAGGACAGCCTGGACCTTCTCAGGA TATCAAACCATTTGCACAGCCCCCATACTCGAGCCTACCAGGTTCTGTAAACCAACCCATACCAA ATTATGAGCCCTTGGCGCCACCTCCTGCTCCAGCCGCTACTGCAGTGCCAGTCTGGCAGGATCGGACCATTGCCTCCTCTAAGCTGAGGCTGCTGGAGTACTCAGCCTTCATGGAGGTCCAGAGGGACCCAGACAAT TACAGCAAACACCTGTTTGTCCACATTGGACAAACCAATCCCTCCTACAGCGATCCGCTCCTTGAGGCTGTGGACATTCGGCAGATCTACGACAAGTTCCCTGAGAAGAAGGGTGGGCTCAAAGAGCTTTATGAGAAAGGGCCCCAGAATGCTTTCTTCCTTGTAAAGTTCTGG GCTGATCTGAACAGCAGTGGTATGCCAGACGGTCCAGGTTCATTCTATGGTGTCAGCAGTCAATACAGTAGCATTGAGAACATGACGATCACTGTTTCAACCAAAGTCTGCTCATTTGGCAAGCAAGTTGTCGAAAAAGTAGAG ACAGAGTATGCCCGCCTAGAGGGAGGAAAGTGTGTTTACAGGATCCACCGCTCTCCTATGTGCGAGTACATGATCAACTTTATCCACAAACTGAAACACTTACCTGAAAAATACATGATGAATAGTGTTCTTGAAAACTTCACTATCCTACAG GTGGTGACGAATCGCGACACACAGGAAACCTTGCTCTGTATAGCATTTGTTTTTGAGGTTTCCACGAGTGAACACGGGGCTCAGTATCACGTCTACAGACTTGTTAAAGACTAA